One Mycolicibacterium sp. TUM20985 genomic window, ATTGACCGACCACACCTCGCGGATCAGCCCATCGTCGGTGAAGTCGAAGACATCGATCCCGCCCACGGCAAGATCCCCGACCTGCATGTTCCAGAGCATCCGCTGAGAGGTCACCCCCCCGGGCACACCACGGTACCGAGCAGTCCCCCGGTGTGTCTGACGATGACTTCCGAAGTGCCCTAGGGACTTTCGCCAAGCCGCCTGCTCAGCTGCGAGTGAACCTGCGCGCCGTGCATCAGAGCCCGGAAGGTACGACCTTGCCGTTGACCGTCACCTCGACCTGATCCGTCTTCGCGTCGTACTCGATCTTGCCGTGTTCGAAGGTCGTCACGAGGAGATCGCCGACGGTGTTCTCGTCGCTGGTGGGCGCGCCCAGCGGGCCCACTGAGCCGTTTTCGCCGGTGACCGCAGGCAAGCCCTCAGGGTCGCGCTGGACATTCCAGGCCTCGCGGATCCTGCCCCAGGTGATGTATCCAGGCGTACCCGCTTCGTCGTTCTTGGCAGTAATCACGCCGCCCTGGAACTGCTGGAACACCACACCACTCTCCCGTGCGCCCGCATTGCGGTCACCCGTCAGTGGCTTGCCGAGGGCCTGCCGCTGATTCTCGGTTGCCGACGCGTACTTGGCCGCAATCGGACCGGTCAGCGTCACCTCGACGTCTCTCTCCCCGGTGAGCTTCACTTCGGTGGGCGGGGCTTGAGTCTCGGAGGTGACGATCAGCTCGACCTGCGGCGGCGCCGACGCGTCGACATTTCCGCCATTGCTGCAGCCGACGGTGATCAATGCGACGACGGCCAGGCCGACGACTGCCGTGTGGCGGTATGCGATCGTCCTCATGGGACTCACTCTCGCGTCTTCCTTCGGTACGGGTCAAATCTCGGCGGAATCGCCAGCCATGCGGTCCCCGACCCGGCCGGACTGAAGGGTGGGCTATCCGTGGGTGCATGAAGCTCGGTTGCCGACGTCTCTTGGCTGGCCCATGACGCCAACACGGCCAGATTGTCAAAGGCCGGGCCCTCCCGCAGGTGCGGTGTAGACATTCAAATGCA contains:
- a CDS encoding LGFP repeat-containing protein → MRTIAYRHTAVVGLAVVALITVGCSNGGNVDASAPPQVELIVTSETQAPPTEVKLTGERDVEVTLTGPIAAKYASATENQRQALGKPLTGDRNAGARESGVVFQQFQGGVITAKNDEAGTPGYITWGRIREAWNVQRDPEGLPAVTGENGSVGPLGAPTSDENTVGDLLVTTFEHGKIEYDAKTDQVEVTVNGKVVPSGL